A single genomic interval of Streptomyces sp. NBC_00663 harbors:
- the gmk gene encoding guanylate kinase, with product MSERPRLTVLSGPSGVGKSTVVAHMRKEHPEVWLSVSATTRKPRPGEQHGVHYFFVGDEEMDKLIANGELLEWAEFAGNRYGTPRKAVLERLEAGEGVLLEIDLQGARQVRESMPEAQLVFLAPPSWEELVRRLTGRGTEPPEVIERRLDAAKVELAAEPEFDETLVNTSVEDVARELLALMDVV from the coding sequence ATGAGTGAACGTCCGCGGCTGACCGTGCTCTCCGGCCCCTCCGGGGTCGGCAAGAGCACGGTCGTCGCCCATATGCGCAAGGAACACCCCGAGGTCTGGCTCTCGGTGTCGGCGACGACCCGCAAGCCCCGCCCGGGCGAGCAGCACGGAGTCCACTACTTCTTCGTCGGTGACGAGGAGATGGACAAGCTGATCGCCAACGGCGAGCTGCTCGAATGGGCCGAGTTTGCCGGGAACCGCTACGGCACCCCGCGCAAGGCCGTCCTGGAACGGCTGGAGGCGGGGGAGGGGGTCCTGCTGGAGATCGACCTCCAGGGCGCCCGGCAGGTCCGGGAGTCCATGCCGGAGGCCCAGCTGGTGTTCCTGGCTCCTCCGTCCTGGGAGGAGCTCGTGCGCAGGCTCACCGGGCGCGGCACCGAGCCGCCCGAGGTGATCGAGCGCCGGCTCGATGCCGCGAAGGTGGAACTGGCGGCCGAGCCCGAGTTCGACGAGACCCTGGTCAACACCTCCGTCGAGGACGTGGCGCGCGAGCTGCTAGCCTTGATGGACGTTGTGTGA
- the rpoZ gene encoding DNA-directed RNA polymerase subunit omega, with protein MSSSITAPEGIINPPIDELLEATDSKYSLVIYAAKRARQINAYYSQLGEGLLEYVGPLVDTHVHEKPLSIALREINAGLLTSEAVEGPAQ; from the coding sequence GTGTCCTCTTCCATCACCGCGCCCGAGGGCATCATCAACCCTCCGATCGACGAGCTCCTCGAGGCCACCGACTCGAAGTACAGCCTCGTGATCTACGCGGCCAAGCGTGCCCGTCAGATCAACGCGTACTACTCGCAGCTCGGCGAGGGTCTCCTTGAGTACGTCGGTCCGCTCGTCGACACCCACGTGCACGAGAAGCCGCTCTCGATCGCGCTCCGCGAGATCAACGCGGGTCTGCTGACGTCCGAGGCCGTCGAGGGCCCGGCGCAGTAG
- the pyrF gene encoding orotidine-5'-phosphate decarboxylase codes for MTDAFGTRLRRAMDERGPLCVGIDPHASLLTEWGLNDDVAGLERFSRTVVEALADRVAVFKPQAAFFERFGSRGVAVLEKTVEEARAGGALVVMDAKRGDIGSTMAAYAEAFLRKDSPLFSDALTVSPYLGYGSLSPAIALARESGAGLFVLALTSNPEGGEVQHAVRADGRNIGATMLAHLAAENVGEEPLGSFGAVVGATLGDLSSYDLDINGPLLAPGIGAQGATPADLPAVFGGVLRNVLPNVSRGVLRHGPDVGALRESAERFAAEIKAAVALV; via the coding sequence ATGACTGACGCCTTCGGCACCCGCCTGCGCCGCGCCATGGACGAGCGCGGCCCCCTGTGTGTCGGTATCGACCCGCACGCCTCCCTGCTCACCGAGTGGGGGCTGAACGACGACGTGGCCGGTCTGGAGCGGTTCAGCCGCACGGTCGTCGAGGCGCTGGCCGACCGGGTCGCGGTGTTCAAGCCGCAGGCCGCGTTCTTCGAGCGCTTCGGTTCGCGCGGCGTCGCCGTGCTGGAGAAGACCGTCGAGGAGGCGCGGGCGGGCGGCGCGCTGGTCGTCATGGACGCCAAGCGCGGCGACATCGGCTCGACCATGGCGGCGTACGCCGAGGCCTTCCTGCGCAAGGACTCGCCGCTGTTCTCCGACGCGCTGACCGTCTCGCCGTACCTCGGCTACGGCTCGCTGTCACCGGCGATCGCGCTGGCGCGGGAGAGCGGCGCGGGGCTGTTCGTGCTGGCGCTGACCTCCAACCCCGAGGGCGGCGAGGTCCAGCACGCGGTCCGCGCGGACGGCCGGAACATCGGCGCCACCATGCTCGCGCACCTCGCGGCCGAGAACGTCGGGGAGGAGCCCCTCGGTTCCTTCGGGGCGGTCGTCGGTGCCACGCTCGGCGATCTGTCGTCCTACGACCTGGACATCAACGGTCCCCTCCTCGCGCCCGGCATCGGCGCCCAGGGGGCCACTCCGGCCGATCTGCCGGCGGTGTTCGGCGGGGTGCTGCGCAACGTCCTGCCCAACGTCAGCCGGGGCGTGCTGCGGCACGGTCCGGACGTCGGCGCGCTGCGGGAGTCCGCGGAGCGGTTCGCGGCGGAGATCAAGGCGGCTGTGGCGCTCGTATGA
- the carB gene encoding carbamoyl-phosphate synthase large subunit, with translation MPKRTDIQSVLVIGSGPIVIGQAAEFDYSGTQACRILRAEGLRVILVNSNPATIMTDPEIADATYVEPITPEFVEKIIAKERPDALLPTLGGQTALNTAISLHEAGTLEKYGVELIGANVEAINKGEDRDLFKDVVEEVRKKIGHGESARSVICHSMDDVLKGVETLGGYPVVVRPSFTMGGAGSGFAHDEEELRRIAGQGLTLSPTTEVLLEESILGWKEYELELMRDTNDNVVVVCSIENFDPMGVHTGDSITVAPAMTLTDREYQRLRDIGIAIIREVGVDTGGCNIQFAIDPVDGRVIVIEMNPRVSRSSALASKATGFPIAKIAAKLAVGYTLDEIPNDITQETPASFEPTLDYVVVKAPRFAFEKFPQADSTLTTTMKSVGEAMAIGRNFTEAFQKALRSLEKKGSQFTFVGEPGDKEALLAESVRPTDGRINTVMQAIRAGATPEEIFEYTKIDPWFVDQLFLIKEIADELAEAPELTSELLAWAKRHGFSDQQIGEIRGLREDVVREVRHALGIRPVYKTVDTCAAEFAAKTPYFYSSYDEETEVARREKPAVIILGSGPNRIGQGIEFDYSCVHASFALSDAGYETVMVNCNPETVSTDYDTSDRLYFEPLTLEDVLEIVHAESLAGPIAGVVVQLGGQTPLGLAQALKDNGVPIVGTPPEAIHAAEDRGAFGRVLAEAGLPAPKHGTATTFAEAKAIADEIGYPVLVRPSYVLGGRGMEIVYDETRLASYIAESTEISPSRPVLVDRFLDDAIEIDVDALYDGEELYLGGVMEHIEEAGIHSGDSACALPPITLGGFDIKRLRASTEAIARGVGVRGLINIQFAMAGDILYVLEANPRASRTVPFTSKATAVPLAKAAARISLGATIAELRAEGLLPANSDGGELPFDAPISVKEAVMPWSRFRDIHGRGVDTVLGPEMRSTGEVMGIDSVFGTAYAKSQAGAYGPLPTKGRAFISVANRDKRSMIFPARELVAHGFELLATSGTAEVLKRNGINARIVRKQSEGTGPGGEKTIVQLIHDGEVDLIVNTPYGTGGRLDGYEIRTAAVARSVPCLTTVQALAAAVQGIDALNHGDVGVRSLQEHAEHLTAARD, from the coding sequence GTGCCTAAGCGCACCGATATCCAGTCCGTCCTGGTCATCGGCTCCGGCCCGATCGTCATCGGCCAGGCCGCCGAGTTCGACTACTCAGGCACCCAGGCCTGCCGCATCCTGCGCGCCGAGGGCCTCAGGGTCATCCTGGTCAACTCCAACCCGGCGACGATCATGACCGACCCGGAGATCGCCGACGCCACGTACGTCGAGCCGATCACCCCGGAGTTCGTCGAGAAGATCATCGCCAAGGAGCGCCCCGACGCCCTGCTGCCCACCCTGGGCGGTCAGACGGCCCTCAACACGGCCATCTCGCTGCACGAGGCGGGCACGCTGGAGAAGTACGGCGTCGAGCTGATCGGCGCCAACGTCGAGGCCATCAACAAGGGCGAGGACCGCGACCTGTTCAAGGACGTCGTCGAGGAGGTCCGCAAGAAGATCGGCCACGGCGAGTCCGCCCGCTCGGTCATCTGCCACTCCATGGACGACGTCCTCAAGGGCGTCGAGACCCTCGGCGGCTACCCGGTCGTGGTCCGCCCCTCCTTCACCATGGGCGGCGCCGGCTCCGGCTTCGCGCACGACGAGGAGGAGCTGCGCCGCATCGCCGGCCAGGGCCTCACGCTCTCGCCGACCACCGAGGTGCTCCTGGAGGAGTCCATCCTCGGCTGGAAGGAGTACGAGCTGGAGCTGATGCGCGACACGAACGACAACGTCGTGGTCGTCTGTTCCATCGAGAACTTCGACCCGATGGGCGTCCACACCGGCGACTCGATCACCGTCGCGCCCGCGATGACGCTGACCGACCGCGAGTACCAGCGCCTTCGCGACATCGGTATCGCGATCATCCGCGAGGTCGGCGTCGACACCGGCGGCTGCAACATCCAGTTCGCGATCGACCCGGTCGACGGCCGCGTGATCGTCATCGAGATGAACCCGCGCGTGTCGCGGTCCTCGGCGCTCGCCTCCAAGGCGACCGGCTTCCCGATCGCCAAGATCGCGGCCAAGCTCGCCGTCGGCTACACCCTCGACGAGATCCCCAACGACATCACGCAGGAGACCCCGGCCTCCTTCGAGCCCACGCTCGACTACGTGGTCGTCAAGGCTCCGCGCTTCGCCTTCGAGAAGTTCCCGCAGGCCGACTCCACGCTGACCACGACCATGAAGTCGGTCGGCGAGGCCATGGCCATCGGCCGGAACTTCACCGAGGCCTTCCAGAAGGCGCTGCGCTCGCTGGAGAAGAAGGGCAGCCAGTTCACCTTCGTCGGCGAGCCCGGCGACAAGGAGGCGCTGCTCGCGGAGTCCGTCCGGCCCACCGACGGCCGGATCAACACCGTCATGCAGGCCATCCGCGCGGGCGCCACGCCGGAGGAGATCTTCGAGTACACGAAGATCGATCCCTGGTTCGTCGACCAGCTCTTCCTCATCAAGGAGATCGCCGACGAGCTCGCCGAGGCCCCGGAGCTCACCTCCGAACTCCTCGCCTGGGCCAAGCGGCACGGCTTCTCCGACCAGCAGATCGGCGAGATCCGCGGCCTGCGCGAGGACGTCGTCCGCGAGGTCCGGCACGCGCTCGGCATCCGCCCGGTCTACAAGACGGTCGACACCTGCGCCGCCGAGTTCGCCGCGAAGACGCCGTACTTCTACTCCTCCTACGACGAGGAGACCGAGGTCGCCCGGCGCGAGAAGCCGGCCGTCATCATCCTCGGCTCCGGTCCCAACCGCATCGGCCAGGGCATCGAGTTCGACTACTCCTGCGTCCACGCCTCCTTCGCGTTGAGCGACGCCGGGTACGAGACCGTGATGGTCAACTGCAACCCGGAGACCGTCTCCACGGACTACGACACCTCCGACCGCCTGTACTTCGAGCCGCTGACGCTGGAAGACGTGCTGGAGATCGTCCACGCGGAGTCCCTCGCGGGCCCGATCGCCGGTGTCGTCGTCCAGCTGGGCGGCCAGACCCCGCTGGGCCTGGCACAGGCGCTGAAGGACAACGGCGTGCCGATCGTGGGCACCCCGCCGGAGGCCATCCACGCGGCCGAGGACCGCGGCGCCTTCGGCCGCGTGCTCGCCGAGGCCGGCCTCCCGGCCCCCAAGCACGGCACCGCGACCACCTTCGCCGAGGCCAAGGCCATCGCCGACGAGATCGGCTACCCGGTCCTGGTGCGGCCGTCGTACGTCCTCGGCGGACGCGGCATGGAGATCGTCTACGACGAGACCCGCCTCGCCTCCTACATCGCCGAGTCGACCGAGATCAGCCCCTCCCGGCCGGTCCTGGTCGACCGCTTCCTCGACGACGCCATCGAGATCGACGTCGACGCGCTCTACGACGGCGAGGAGCTCTACCTCGGCGGCGTCATGGAGCACATCGAGGAGGCCGGCATCCACTCCGGCGACTCGGCGTGCGCCCTGCCCCCGATCACGCTGGGCGGCTTCGACATCAAGCGTCTGCGGGCCTCGACCGAGGCCATCGCGCGCGGTGTCGGCGTACGCGGTCTGATCAACATCCAGTTCGCGATGGCCGGGGACATCCTCTACGTCCTGGAGGCCAACCCGCGCGCGTCCCGCACCGTCCCCTTCACCTCGAAGGCGACCGCGGTACCGCTGGCCAAGGCCGCCGCCCGCATCTCGCTCGGCGCGACCATCGCCGAGCTGCGCGCCGAGGGCCTGCTCCCGGCGAACAGCGACGGCGGCGAGCTGCCCTTCGACGCGCCGATCTCCGTCAAGGAGGCCGTCATGCCGTGGTCGCGTTTCCGCGACATCCACGGCCGCGGCGTCGACACGGTCCTCGGCCCGGAGATGCGCTCCACCGGCGAGGTCATGGGCATCGACTCGGTCTTCGGCACCGCGTACGCCAAGTCGCAGGCCGGCGCCTACGGCCCGCTGCCCACCAAGGGCCGCGCGTTCATCTCGGTAGCCAACCGCGACAAGCGGTCGATGATCTTCCCGGCCCGCGAACTGGTCGCCCACGGCTTCGAGCTGCTCGCCACCTCCGGCACCGCCGAGGTCCTCAAGCGCAACGGCATCAACGCCAGGATCGTGCGCAAGCAGTCCGAGGGCACCGGCCCGGGCGGCGAGAAGACCATCGTCCAGCTCATCCACGACGGCGAGGTCGACCTCATCGTCAACACCCCGTACGGCACCGGTGGCCGCCTCGACGGCTACGAGATCCGTACGGCGGCCGTGGCGCGGTCGGTGCCGTGCCTGACGACGGTCCAGGCCCTCGCCGCGGCCGTCCAGGGCATCGACGCCCTCAACCACGGCGACGTGGGCGTCCGTTCGCTCCAGGAACACGCGGAACACCTGACCGCGGCCCGCGACTAG
- a CDS encoding quinone-dependent dihydroorotate dehydrogenase has translation MYKIFFKLVFQRMDPERAHYLAFRWIRLAARIPVLRTFVAATLAPRHKELRTEAFGLRMHGPFGLAAGFDKNAVAIDGMSMLGFDHVEIGTVTGEAQPGNPKKRLFRLVQDRALINRMGFNNEGSLAVAARLASREAVFRTVVGVNIGKTKVVPEAEAAADYVKSTERLAPYADYLVVNVSSPNTPGLRNLQATESLRPLLSAVREAADRTVTSRRVPLLVKIAPDLADEDIDAVADLAVELGLDGIIATNTTIAREGLGLTSAPSLVKETGGLSGAPLKARSLEVLRRLYARVGDRVTLVGVGGIENAEDAWQRILAGATLVQGYSAFIYEGPFWGRAIHKGLAARLRTSPYATLADAVGADVREIA, from the coding sequence ATGTACAAGATCTTCTTCAAGCTCGTCTTCCAGCGGATGGACCCCGAGCGGGCGCACTACCTGGCCTTCCGCTGGATCCGCCTCGCGGCGCGTATCCCCGTGCTGCGCACCTTCGTCGCCGCCACCCTCGCGCCCCGCCACAAGGAACTCCGCACCGAGGCCTTCGGCCTCCGGATGCACGGCCCCTTCGGCCTCGCGGCCGGCTTCGACAAGAACGCGGTCGCGATCGACGGCATGTCGATGCTCGGCTTCGACCACGTCGAGATCGGCACGGTGACGGGGGAGGCCCAGCCCGGCAACCCCAAGAAGCGCCTGTTCCGCCTCGTACAGGACCGTGCGCTCATCAACCGCATGGGCTTCAACAACGAGGGCTCGCTGGCCGTCGCGGCCCGTCTGGCGTCCCGGGAGGCGGTCTTCAGGACCGTCGTGGGCGTCAACATCGGCAAGACCAAGGTCGTACCGGAGGCCGAGGCCGCCGCGGACTACGTGAAGTCGACCGAGCGACTCGCGCCGTACGCCGACTACCTGGTCGTGAACGTGTCGTCGCCGAACACACCGGGGCTGCGCAACCTCCAGGCCACGGAGTCCCTGCGGCCGCTGCTGAGCGCCGTACGCGAGGCCGCCGACCGTACGGTGACGAGTCGCCGTGTCCCGCTCCTGGTGAAGATCGCGCCCGACCTCGCCGACGAGGACATCGACGCGGTCGCCGACCTGGCCGTCGAGCTCGGTCTGGACGGGATCATCGCCACGAACACCACCATCGCGCGTGAAGGGCTCGGTCTGACATCCGCCCCTTCGCTCGTGAAGGAGACCGGCGGCCTGTCCGGAGCGCCCCTGAAGGCGCGCTCCCTGGAGGTGCTCAGGCGCCTCTACGCGCGCGTGGGCGACCGCGTCACGCTCGTCGGCGTCGGCGGCATCGAGAACGCCGAGGACGCCTGGCAGCGCATCCTCGCCGGTGCCACGCTCGTACAGGGCTACAGCGCGTTCATCTACGAAGGGCCCTTCTGGGGTCGGGCCATCCACAAGGGGCTCGCCGCGCGTCTGCGCACCAGCCCGTACGCCACGCTCGCCGACGCGGTCGGCGCCGATGTGAGGGAGATCGCATGA
- a CDS encoding integration host factor, giving the protein MALPPLTPEQRAAALEKAAAARRERAEVKNRLKHSGASLHEVIKQGQENDVIGKMKVSALLESLPGVGKVRAKQIMERLGISESRRVRGLGSNQIASLEREFGSTGS; this is encoded by the coding sequence GTGGCTCTTCCGCCCCTTACCCCTGAACAGCGCGCAGCCGCGCTCGAAAAGGCCGCCGCGGCTCGCCGGGAGCGGGCCGAGGTCAAGAATCGACTCAAGCACTCCGGCGCCTCCCTTCACGAGGTCATCAAGCAGGGCCAGGAGAACGACGTCATCGGCAAGATGAAGGTCTCCGCGCTGCTCGAGTCCCTGCCGGGCGTGGGCAAGGTCCGCGCCAAGCAGATCATGGAGCGTCTGGGCATCTCCGAGAGCCGCCGCGTGCGTGGTCTCGGTTCGAACCAGATCGCTTCCCTGGAGCGTGAGTTCGGCAGCACCGGTTCCTGA